A portion of the Homo sapiens chromosome 16, GRCh38.p14 Primary Assembly genome contains these proteins:
- the CDT1 gene encoding DNA replication factor Cdt1: protein MEQRRVTDFFARRRPGPPRIAPPKLACRTPSPARPALRAPASATSGSRKRARPPAAPGRDQARPPARRRLRLSVDEVSSPSTPEAPDIPACPSPGQKIKKSTPAAGQPPHLTSAQDQDTISELASCLQRARELGARVRALKASAQDAGESCTPEAEGRPEEPCGEKAPAYQRFHALAQPGLPGLVLPYKYQVLAEMFRSMDTIVGMLHNRSETPTFAKVQRGVQDMMRRRFEECNVGQIKTVYPASYRFRQERSVPTFKDGTRRSDYQLTIEPLLEQEADGAAPQLTASRLLQRRQIFSQKLVEHVKEHHKAFLASLSPAMVVPEDQLTRWHPRFNVDEVPDIEPAALPQPPATEKLTTAQEVLARARNLISPRMEKALSQLALRSAAPSSPGSPRPALPATPPATPPAASPSALKGVSQDLLERIRAKEAQKQLAQMTRCPEQEQRLQRLERLPELARVLRSVFVSERKPALSMEVACARMVGSCCTIMSPGEMEKHLLLLSELLPDWLSLHRIRTDTYVKLDKAADLAHITARLAHQTRAEEGL, encoded by the exons ATGGAGCAGCGCCGCGTCACCGACTTCTTCGCGCGCCGCCGCCCCGGGCCCCCCCGCATCGCGCCGCCCAAGCTGGCCTGCCGCACCCCCAGCCCCGCCAGGCCCGCACTCCGCGCCCCGGCCTCCGCTACCAGTGGCAGCCGCAAgcgcgcccgcccgcccgccgccCCCGGACGCGACCAGGCCAGGCCACCGGCCCGCAGGAGACTGCGGCTGTCGGTGGACGAG GTTTCCAGCCCCAGTACCCCCGAGGCCCCAGACATCCCAGCCTGCCCTTCTCCGGGCCAGAAGATAAAGAAATCCACCCCGGCAGCAGGTCAGCCGCCCCACCTGACATCCGCGCAGGACCAG GACACCATCTCTGAGCTTGCGTCATGCCTGCAACGGGCCCGGGAGCTGGGGGCAAGAGTCCGGGCGCTGAAGGCCAGTGCCCAGGATGCTGGGGAGTCCTGCACCCCAGAGGCCGAGGGCCGCCCTGAGGAGCCATG TGGCGAGAAGGCGCCCGCCTACCAGCGCTTCCATGCCCTGGCCCAGCCCGGCCTGCCGGGACTCGTGCTGCCCTACAAGTACCAGGTGCTGGCGGAGATGTTCCGCAGCATGGACACCATCGTGGGCATGCTCCACAACCGCTCCGAGACGCCCACCTTTGCCAAGGTCCAGCGGGGCGTCCAGGACATGATGCGTAG GCGTTTTGAGGAGTGCAATGTTGGCCAGATCAAAACCGTGTACCCGGCCTCCTACCGCTTCCGCCAGGAGCGCAGTGTCCCCACCTTCAAGGATGGCACCAGGAGGTCAGATTACCAGCTCACCATCGAGCCACTGCTGGAGCAGG AGGCTGACGGAGCAGCCCCCCAGCTCACGGCCTCGCGCCTCCTGCAGCGACGGCAGATCTTCAGCCAGAAGCTGGTGGAGCATGTCAAGGAGCACCACAAG GCCTTCCTGGCCTCCCTGAGCCCCGCCATGGTGGTGCCGGAGGACCAGCTGACCCGCTGGCACCCGCGCTTCAACGTGGATGAAGTACCCGACATCGAGCCGGCCGCGCTGCCCCAGCCACCCGCCACGGAGAAGCTCACCACTGCTCAGGAGGTGCTGGCCCGGGCCCGCAACCTGATTTCACCCAGG ATGGAGAAGGCCTTGAGTCAATTGGCCCTGCGCTCTGCTGCGCCCAGCAGCCCCGGGTCTCCCAGGCCAGCACTGCCGGCTACCCCACCAGCCACCCCGCCTGCAGCCTCTCCCAGTGCTCTGAAGGGGGTGTCCCAGGATCTGCTGGAGCGG ATCCGAGCCAAGGAGGCACAGAAGCAGCTGGCACAGATGACGCGGTGCCCGGAGCAGGAGCAGCGGCTGCAGCGCTTAGAACGGCTGCCTGAGCTGGCCCGCGTGCTGCGGAGCGTCTTTGTGTCCGAACGCAAGCCTGCGCTCAGCATGGAGGTGGCCTGTGCCAGGATGGTGGGCAGCTGTTGTACTATCATGAGCCCTG gGGAAATGGAGAAGCACCTGCTGCTCCTCTCCGAGCTGCTGCCGGACTGGCTCAGCCTCCACCGCATCCGCACCGACACCTACGTCAAGCTGGACAAGGCCGCGGACCTCGCCCACATCACTGCACGCCTGGCCCACCAGACACGTGCTGAGGAGGGGCTGTGA
- the APRT gene encoding adenine phosphoribosyltransferase isoform b (isoform b is encoded by transcript variant 2), producing MADSELQLVEQRIRSFPDFPTPGVVFRDISPVLKDPASFRAAIGLLARHLKATHGGRIDYIAGLDSRGFLFGPSLAQELGLGCVLIRKRGKLPGPTLWASYSLEYGKAELEIQKDALEPGQRVVVVDDLLATGV from the exons ATGGCCGACTCCGAGCTGCAGCTGGTTGAGCAGCGGATCCGCAGCTTCCCCGACTTCCCCACCCCAGGCGTGGTATTCAG GGACATCTCGCCCGTCCTGAAGGACCCCGCCTCCTTCCGCGCCGCCATCGGCCTCCTGGCGCGACACCTGAAGGCGACCCACGGGGGCCGCATCGACTACATCGCAG GCCTAGACTCCCGAGGCTTCCTCTTTGGCCCCTCCCTGGCCCAGGAGCTTGGACTGGGCTGCGTGCTCATCCGAAAGCGGGGGAAGCTGCCAGGCCCCACTCTGTGGGCCTCCTATTCCCTGGAGTACGGGAAG GCTGAGCTGGAGATTCAGAAAGACGCCCTGGAGCCAGGACAGAGGGTGGTCGTCGTGGATGATCTGCTGGCCACTGGTG tATGA
- the APRT gene encoding adenine phosphoribosyltransferase isoform a (isoform a is encoded by transcript variant 1) codes for MADSELQLVEQRIRSFPDFPTPGVVFRDISPVLKDPASFRAAIGLLARHLKATHGGRIDYIAGLDSRGFLFGPSLAQELGLGCVLIRKRGKLPGPTLWASYSLEYGKAELEIQKDALEPGQRVVVVDDLLATGGTMNAACELLGRLQAEVLECVSLVELTSLKGREKLAPVPFFSLLQYE; via the exons ATGGCCGACTCCGAGCTGCAGCTGGTTGAGCAGCGGATCCGCAGCTTCCCCGACTTCCCCACCCCAGGCGTGGTATTCAG GGACATCTCGCCCGTCCTGAAGGACCCCGCCTCCTTCCGCGCCGCCATCGGCCTCCTGGCGCGACACCTGAAGGCGACCCACGGGGGCCGCATCGACTACATCGCAG GCCTAGACTCCCGAGGCTTCCTCTTTGGCCCCTCCCTGGCCCAGGAGCTTGGACTGGGCTGCGTGCTCATCCGAAAGCGGGGGAAGCTGCCAGGCCCCACTCTGTGGGCCTCCTATTCCCTGGAGTACGGGAAG GCTGAGCTGGAGATTCAGAAAGACGCCCTGGAGCCAGGACAGAGGGTGGTCGTCGTGGATGATCTGCTGGCCACTGGTG GAACCATGAACGCTGCCTGTGAGCTGCTGGGCCGCCTGCAGGCTGAGGTCCTGGAGTGCGTGAGCCTGGTGGAGCTGACCTCGCTTAAGGGCAGGGAGAAGCTGGCACCTGTacccttcttctctctcctgcagtATGAGTGA